A stretch of DNA from Desulfosarcina ovata subsp. ovata:
CAACGGACGCCTGGCCGAAAAAGGATTTCTGCCCTATCATGAAGCCATCGGCGTCTATCAGCCCCTTGGCCCCGGAGAGCTGGCGGCAAGGGGCAAAAAACGCTTTCATCGGCCTTCTGCCGATGAGATGCCGCTGCCGGTGCCCAGCCTGGCGGCCACGTTTCTCGAAGGTGACAATCTCTTCGTGCGCGGCCTGAAAAGCATCGACGCCCCCTATGTGATCGACTTGCTGCAAACGGAACTGGCCAGCCTCTGCAACCAGGTCATTACCGCCGATGGGCAGATCGTCCGCGGACGGGACCAGCTGGCCGCGGCAGTGACCAAGGTGAGCGGATACTTGAGTATCGGCCTTGAGCAGGCCACCTCCAACCGGTCAGGCAATCGGGAAGCCATGGCGGCCAAGCTCCTGCAACGCCACTTTTTGGCCGACCTTTTCAGAACCGGTTTTGCCGCCGCCCTGGAGTTGCACTGGCAGGCCGAAAGGTGGCGCCCATCGAGCTGGTTCCAGGCCATGCGGCTGGAACTCACCTTCTGGGACGAAGCGTGGTTGGGCGTGCTGGGCGGATTGCTGCTCGATCGGCCAAAATTCTACGATCCCGCCGTGGCCGGTTCCAGTTACCGTGATTTTCAGGCCATGGCGGAAATCGATGCCACCGGCCGGGCACTCAAGCAGATGAAGGCCGTGGACGCACTGCTCGAACGCCTGTCCATCACCAGACCGATGCTGGGCAGCAGCCGGTTCCTGACCCATAAAAGTCTGATCCTGACCCTCTGGGCCCGGGCGTGGCTGAATCGTCCTGCCATGGACGAGACGGCGACGCCACTGGCCATCCCGCTCTCCGCATTCCGGACGTTCTACGACTGGCTGTGGACGGAAAAAGAGGGCCGACGCATCATCGACGATTCGCGCAAGGCCCGGTTCCTCGAGTGGCTGGCCGACGCCGCCGGCGAATCAGCCACCGATCTGGGCGACCGGCTGGGAATGGTGTTCGAAGATCTGTTCGCTGAAATCGAACGGGAACTCGCGCCGGTACGGGCCGGCAATCTCGACCCGCGGTTTATCCAACTTTTTCTGCTGCGCGCCTGACTTCACCTTTATCCTGGCCACCATTTTTCTGAAAGGACCAGTCACTCTGCCGCGACTGATCGCCACACTGCCGGCCGTTTGCGGTGCCCTCCTGGCGACGACGGCGGTTTAAAACGGAAATAGCAGAAAGACACCGTTCAGTCGGCATGATCGAACAGATAGCCGATCGACCGCAGACTTTTAAAATAGATCGGATTGCGTGGGTCCGCCTCGAAGTACTTGCGGAAACGAACGATAAAATTGTCTACCGTTCGCGTGGAGGTTTTTCTGGAGTAGCCCCAGCCGATCTGGAGCAGCTTATCCCGCGACAGCGGTTTGCCGCGATGGGCAATGAACAGTTTCAGCACCTTCGATTCCTGCTCGGTCAGCGAGATTTCCCCCATTTGGCAATGGGCGGTATGCGTTTTAAAGTCAATCCGGTTGTCGCCAAACCGATAGGTTTCGGAAACCGATGCCACCGTCGTTCCATTTTCCTGATTCCAGCTCCCCCGTTTCAGCAGGCGTTCGACACGCAAGAGCAACTCCTCAAGGTTGAACGGCTTGGCCAGGTAATCGTCCACGCCAAAGGCGAGCCCTTTGATGCGATCGTCCGGGTCCCCCTTGGCGGAAAGAATCAAAACCGGAAGGCGCTCATCCGTCAGGCGAATGCTCTGGAGAATGGAGAGTCCGTCGATACCCGGCAGCATGACGTCCAGAATCACCAGATCGGGGCAGGTCTCTTTCCACTGATTCAGACCGGAAACCCCATCCGATGCGAGAATGACCTCATAGCCCTGCAGGCTCAGGTTGAGTTGAATACCCTCGGCAATATGCAGGTCATCTTCAATGATTAAGATGCGCTTTTTGGATTGCTCCATAACCGTTCTCCTGCGATTCATTCCAATCAATACTATTCCAGGGCCGGCAGAACGAGGGTAAACGTGGACCCCTTGCCCCGCCCCGGACTCTCGGCAACCACCCTGCCCTTGTGCAGACGGGCAATGTTCTGCACCAGATGAAGGCCCAGCCCGCTGCCTTTGGCCGTCATATCATCGGACCGGCCGATCTGGTAAAATTTGCGGAATATCTTTTTCATCTCCTTTCGATCGAAACCGATCCCGTTGTCAACAAAACGGATCCGGGTTTGCTTACGGCCCGATTCGATAAAAATATCCACCTGGGGGAATTTGGCGTCATTGTACTTGATGGCGTTGGTCAAAAAGTTCATGAGCAGCATTTCAAAAAGATGTCGGTTGACGTGCTGGTAAACGGTGGCGTTTTCCGGTGCGTGAACGACAATGCGGCACGCTTTGAAGAGATGGACGTTTTCCTCGACAAACCGATTGATCGTCTTGACGACGTCGCAGACGATAAACTCACCCATATAGCTTTTGCTCTCCAGTTTGGCGAGATTGAGCATCCGGTTGATATTCTCGGTCAACCGGTTGACGTCAAGGAGCATGTACTGGATGTATTTCAGCTGATCGGCCCGGGCCAGTTCGTGTTTGGAAAAGGTTTGCAGATAGAGCTGCAGCGATGTCACCGGTGTTTTGAGTTCATGGGTGAAATTGTTGATGAAATTGTTCTGCAGGCGATAGAGCTGCATGGTTTTCTGACTGAATACGAAGATAATGAAGATCCCCAGCAAGATGGTGCCGATCAGCATGGAAAGCACCAGAATCACCACCCAGGTATCGGCGGCAAACACCTGATCCTGTTCCAGGTTGAAGCGCACCATGGCTGCCCGCAACCCCGAGCTTACCCCGACGTACCAGTAGATATACAGAAAAAGCGATACCACCAGGGCTGTCACGGAAAAAATGAACACCGAGATCGGATGAAACAACCACTTTACCGGCTTCATGAGGTGCCGTCTTTCGTCAATTCGGGTGGGGGAACAATAACCGGATCCGTCTGTGGATAATAGCGGGTTTCAATATGCATTTCAATCCGCCGTCAATTCTGTCCTTGACCAGCTGACGACTCTCATAATAAACTACGAGTATCGTTTTTCTCCCGTCCGCAGTGTATGTCCGATCGTTGCGAGCATCTTTTTCGCTGAATTGTGCGTGTTCCTATAGTTTTTTAAGATAATGTTTTTGGCAAGGCCAGAGGGAGGAAGCTGTATAACCCATACCGCGACGACCGATAACGCCGCCCGAAAACACTATCTTGAAGGCTATAACTGCTGCCACGTCGTTGATGCACCACCTGTCTTGGGGTCCTTTCCGTTGAAATGAACCGGTCGTTTCAACGGTCGTTTTCGTTTTTTTCAACTGAGACACCAAAAGGAGGATATCATGAGTGAAAGCATTTACAAAGTCATCGAACTGGTAGGCACCAGCCCGTCGTCCTGGGAGGAAGCCGCTAAAAATGCGGTTGAAACCGCTGGCAAATCGCTGAAAGATCTGCGGATCGCGGAAATCACCAAACTGGATATGCGCGTCGAAGACGGCAAAGTGACCGCTTACCGCGCCCGGGTCAATCTGTCGTTCAAGTATTCCGTGGAATAAGGCGATTTCTGTCAAAGAATATACCCGCCTTCTTGTCTTTTCATCCGTCTTCGGCGTTGGGCTTTTCCACACATAGCCCCACTATGCGTAAAAAAGCCCGCCTTGAATACGAATGAAAAATCCTGCGCATCCGGGTATATTCTTATCCGCCAATCGCCTAAGGGGCACCACGCCCGCCATCTGACCATCCGGGCGGCAATCAGTACGCCGCCCGGATGATGGGGTTACATGGCTCGGGCCATTAAATCGCCCACCATTTTGGAAAAACGGGCCGGGTTGTCCAGTTTACCGCCTTCTCCGACTACCGCCATGTCGAAAAGCAGATGGCTGTAATCCTTCAGCGCGGGATTATCGCGGTCGCTTTCAAACAGATTTTTTATCTTTTCGACCACCGGATGATCCATGTTCAGCTCCAAGACGCGTTTGGATTCGGGGGTCTTCTGGCCGGAGGCCTTGAGCAGTTTTTCCATGTAGGCACTCGTATCCCAGGTATCCCCGGAGAGACAGGAAACGGAGTCTTTAAGCCGGCTGGAGGGTTTGACCTCCTTGATCTTCTCTTCCAAGGCGCCCTTGATGAAACCGAAGAGGGCATTGTAGGCTTCTTTTTTGGAATCATCCACCGTATCCAGTTCCAAATCGCCTTTTTCAGCGCTCTTGAGCGGTTTGCCATCATACTCGGTCAGTGACTGCACCACCCACTCGTCCACCGGATCGGTCATCAGCAGCACCTCGAAATCCTTCTCCTTCAGTTTTTCCAGATGCGGGCTGTTGAGCAGGGCGGACAACTTGTCACCGGTGATGTAGTAGATCTCCTTCTGGTCGGCAGCCATGTTCTTGACGTAGTCATCCAGAGACACCCATTTGTCCTCGGACTTGGTGGTCTTGTAGCGGGCCAGCCCGGCTATCTTCTCCTTGCGGGTCGGATCCGTATAAATACCCTCCTTCAGGACAGCGCCGAACTCATCGTAGAACTGGTTGTATTTCTCATCTTCCATTTTCTCCAGCAGATCAAACAGCTTTTTCACCAGGTTCTTGCGGATATTGATCACCAGGCGGTCCTGCTGAAGAATTTCACGGCTGACATTGAGGTTCAGGTCCGACGCGTCCACGACCCCTTTGACGAAACGGAAATACTCGGGCATCAGCTCCTTGCAGTCGTCCATGATGAAAACCCGCTTGGAGTACAAGTGGATGCCGTGGCGACGCTCGGGGGTAAACAGGTCGAAAGGCGCCTTGGAGGGGATATAGAGCAGGGCATGGTACTCGGTGGTACCTTCGAACTTGAGATGCAGCCGCTCCATGGGCGCATTCCAGTCATGGCTCAGATGTTTGTAGAACTCTTCGTACTCTTCATCCTTGACCTCGCTGGAACTGCGGGTCCAGATGGCCTTCATGGAATTGAGCGTCTCTTCGCGCATCACCTTACGGGTGGTAGCTCCGATGGGCTTGCCGTCCTTGTCTTTGATAATCTCCTCGTCGGGCAGTGGTTCGTCGCGTTCGACCTCCATGGTAATCGGGTAACTGACGAAATCGGAGTGCTGTTTGACGATGTTGCGAATCACCCACTGGTCGGTGAAGTCCTTGTCGTCCTTGCCCTTCTTTTTCAATTCCAGGGTGATCGTGGTACCGCGGGTGGCCTTTTCCACCGTCTCGGTGGTGTAGGATCCGTCACCGGTGGAGACCCATTTGACCGCTTGATCGGCAGCCGTACCGGCGGCCCGGGTAACCAGGGTGATCTTGTCGGCGACCATGAACGCGCTGTAAAACCCGACGCCGAACTGGCCGATCAATTCGGGAATCAGCGTCTCCTGGCCTTTGGCCTGTTCCATGGCCTCCATAAAGGCAGCGGTACCGCTTTTGGCGATCGTACCGATGTTTTCCAGAACCTCGTCGAGGGTCATGCCGATGCCGTTGTCGGAAATTTCAAAGGTCTGCTTGATGGCATCGGGCTTCAAATGAATCTTGAACTCGGTGTCGTCGCCCAGAATCCCCGGCTCGGTCTCGGCCTTGTAGCGGACCTTGTCGATGGCATCCGATGCATTTGAAATCAACTCCCTTAGGAAGATGTCCTTATTGGAATAGAGGGAGTTGATGATCAGATTGAGCATTTGCTGCACTTCGGTCTTAAACTGATGGGTTTCCTTCTTTGCGTCCATGGGCTCTCCTGAATGCTCCTTCATCGATCTTTTATCAATGGTTATAATTAGTTCGACCTTTACGATGAACAATTATGGGGGCGATTTGCCATTTGTCAAGAGACCACCGGCAACCCACCAGGGCAATTGCATGTAACCTTGGTATGTGATGTGCTTTACAGGGTGATCGCGTACGGATCGTTACTATGATCCAAATCGAAATCGGGATCGCTATCGAAATCGAAAAAAAAATGGGACGGAGACATGCAGACTGGATGTCTATCGACTTGCGGTCAATGGTAATCG
This window harbors:
- a CDS encoding DUF6178 family protein, producing the protein MTTPPNPQDTHARRVQKLAESRQQILSMPPEKAMSAILDHPQPAALVHSFTETDLHFLIHDIGIHDALPLIGLASNRQWEYFLDTEIWTRDQLDYPMATTWLNLLLQADPNRLIKWCFDEKLELMELYLFRNMELCVRESDQTPSDLGEGYFTDDDTFYVRFVDYPVSTPAEESLKNQRNAMLAELFRRLSLWDHPRYQGLLMEAESILPAETEEELFRLRNGRLAEKGFLPYHEAIGVYQPLGPGELAARGKKRFHRPSADEMPLPVPSLAATFLEGDNLFVRGLKSIDAPYVIDLLQTELASLCNQVITADGQIVRGRDQLAAAVTKVSGYLSIGLEQATSNRSGNREAMAAKLLQRHFLADLFRTGFAAALELHWQAERWRPSSWFQAMRLELTFWDEAWLGVLGGLLLDRPKFYDPAVAGSSYRDFQAMAEIDATGRALKQMKAVDALLERLSITRPMLGSSRFLTHKSLILTLWARAWLNRPAMDETATPLAIPLSAFRTFYDWLWTEKEGRRIIDDSRKARFLEWLADAAGESATDLGDRLGMVFEDLFAEIERELAPVRAGNLDPRFIQLFLLRA
- a CDS encoding response regulator transcription factor, which codes for MEQSKKRILIIEDDLHIAEGIQLNLSLQGYEVILASDGVSGLNQWKETCPDLVILDVMLPGIDGLSILQSIRLTDERLPVLILSAKGDPDDRIKGLAFGVDDYLAKPFNLEELLLRVERLLKRGSWNQENGTTVASVSETYRFGDNRIDFKTHTAHCQMGEISLTEQESKVLKLFIAHRGKPLSRDKLLQIGWGYSRKTSTRTVDNFIVRFRKYFEADPRNPIYFKSLRSIGYLFDHAD
- a CDS encoding sensor histidine kinase; the encoded protein is MKPVKWLFHPISVFIFSVTALVVSLFLYIYWYVGVSSGLRAAMVRFNLEQDQVFAADTWVVILVLSMLIGTILLGIFIIFVFSQKTMQLYRLQNNFINNFTHELKTPVTSLQLYLQTFSKHELARADQLKYIQYMLLDVNRLTENINRMLNLAKLESKSYMGEFIVCDVVKTINRFVEENVHLFKACRIVVHAPENATVYQHVNRHLFEMLLMNFLTNAIKYNDAKFPQVDIFIESGRKQTRIRFVDNGIGFDRKEMKKIFRKFYQIGRSDDMTAKGSGLGLHLVQNIARLHKGRVVAESPGRGKGSTFTLVLPALE
- a CDS encoding dodecin family protein, which produces MSESIYKVIELVGTSPSSWEEAAKNAVETAGKSLKDLRIAEITKLDMRVEDGKVTAYRARVNLSFKYSVE
- the htpG gene encoding molecular chaperone HtpG, which translates into the protein MDAKKETHQFKTEVQQMLNLIINSLYSNKDIFLRELISNASDAIDKVRYKAETEPGILGDDTEFKIHLKPDAIKQTFEISDNGIGMTLDEVLENIGTIAKSGTAAFMEAMEQAKGQETLIPELIGQFGVGFYSAFMVADKITLVTRAAGTAADQAVKWVSTGDGSYTTETVEKATRGTTITLELKKKGKDDKDFTDQWVIRNIVKQHSDFVSYPITMEVERDEPLPDEEIIKDKDGKPIGATTRKVMREETLNSMKAIWTRSSSEVKDEEYEEFYKHLSHDWNAPMERLHLKFEGTTEYHALLYIPSKAPFDLFTPERRHGIHLYSKRVFIMDDCKELMPEYFRFVKGVVDASDLNLNVSREILQQDRLVINIRKNLVKKLFDLLEKMEDEKYNQFYDEFGAVLKEGIYTDPTRKEKIAGLARYKTTKSEDKWVSLDDYVKNMAADQKEIYYITGDKLSALLNSPHLEKLKEKDFEVLLMTDPVDEWVVQSLTEYDGKPLKSAEKGDLELDTVDDSKKEAYNALFGFIKGALEEKIKEVKPSSRLKDSVSCLSGDTWDTSAYMEKLLKASGQKTPESKRVLELNMDHPVVEKIKNLFESDRDNPALKDYSHLLFDMAVVGEGGKLDNPARFSKMVGDLMARAM